In the genome of Arachis stenosperma cultivar V10309 chromosome 2, arast.V10309.gnm1.PFL2, whole genome shotgun sequence, the window GGGCCGGGCTTTTGGATCCAATTGACCCAATTCTCCGCTTGGAACTCATACGCTACGGCGAGATGGCCCAGGCCTGCTACGACGCCTTTGACTTTGACCCGTTTTCCAAGTACTGCGGGAGTTGTAGGTTCACGCGCcgtaatttcttttcatccctTGGGATGCCTCACACGCGCCATGGTTACAGTGTGACGCGGTATCTTTATGCCACCGCGAACATAAACCTGCCGAATTTCTTCCGGCAATCGCGGTGGCCAAAGATGTGGAGCAAGAATGCGAATTGGGCGGGGTACGTGGCGGTTTCAGACGACGAAATGAGTAAGAGGATAGGGCGGAGGGACGTGGCAGTAGCGTGGCGGGGGACGGTGACGCACTTGGAGTGGGTGGCGGATCTCATGGATTTTCTTAAGCCTCTCTCTGCTAATAGCATACCTTGCCCTGATCCATCTGTTAAGGTTTGCTTTGACTTTTGACTTTTGTGTAAACACATGCAATAACTAATTAACAATTTGACAGTTGAGACCAAAAGTTACTGTCCGTTTAagaatcaaaatttatttttttgaatttttggcttataaaaaataataatattaatatttaatataatttttaaaattaaattataattttttaaaaaattatttaaatacttataaaaaataaaaaaataacatctttaataataatttttttattatattttaaaaaaatataaatattttttgaattaaaaaattaaatataaaatattttatttatagattatttttaatataaatatttattgtttaagctaactttttaaaaagaatttaattaaattgtttatCTAAACTAGAGCTAACTCTTATTAATATTTAGATTATAGtaataaaaaatcaatcaaaaacttaattattatatatttatatatattgtattatatatttttaatataatttatattttaatatatattttatatgattaattaattttttatgtatatataatataataataataaatttatgaaaaattttGATGTGTATATATGGATTACAAAAAAACTACGTACACTTTCAAGAATTTGTTGGTACTCCAAAAATATATGagaaatatatatttatgtattaagaaaatttattaattagtgtACTACCCAATTTTATCAGAAAGGTGTTAATAAAACTAGGTAGCCAATATCTTTTTCACCTAATATTTTAACAAATTAGccgattttctaacaaaatgttaaataaaaagaaatatttaaaattattgaaaagcAAAATCTAAAacttttaacaaaaaaatatttaaattcattaaaaatgaacctctaaaatctaataaaaaaatatctaaaattattaaaaaaatattcaaaatctaaccaaaaaaaatctaaaattataaaaaaaatctgaaatttcTAAAATTTCATATGAAATCTAAAAGTattgtttgtttttatttactttttaatgTACATGCTTAAAAAAAAACCTGAAACCTCTTAAATTTAAAGATCTAAAACCTAAGTatgaaaaatattcaaaataatgcctttatttttaatagtttgGTTTCATTTACTTTTAATTATACATTCCCAAAAAAAATCTGAAACCtgtaaaatttaaatatctaaaatctaaggataagaaatatataaaataatgccttcttttttaatagtttgctttatttattttttattgtaatttcccAGAAAAAATATTCGAAACATCTAAAATGTAAATATCCAAAATTCAGGTACAAGAAATATGTGAAATtcagattttgaatttttatggttaggttttagatgtttttttacaataattttagattttttaggtattgaattttttataataattttaaatatcttttttgtttgactttgaattttttttagttaaattttggatattttgttttatttagttttgaatCTTTTGGACTTATTTTGTAGTCCAATTAATAATTGGCTATTGTTGACTGATACTTTAATTGATTACTTAGTATGattgattattaaatttttatcttctCTTAGTTTCAAAATGTAAACGGTAAATATGAGCAACAATTCACACATTTATGCTTATGTATGTATTTGATCATGGGTAAATCACTAAAATAATTCTTTAATTATTAAACTACAGAATAAATAATTCTAAATTTGTTAAtgataaaaatacttttaaaatacgataaaaatatctaactattaaatatatattttcaaaaaaaatttagagaatgaatatttttgtgattattttttttaagtgccaaaagtatttttaaaaaataaaaaaatctcgagatcaaattatttttgtttgattaattaattgtatgtaaatttttgtattaaataCACAAACAATTTGTTAAATATAAATGTTTATTTGTCATAAATAAAGaattatactttaatttttgttatttttatcatattttaaaatatttttaaaatattttagtcgttaacaaatttaaaagagacttttgtcaatattttaataattcaaagtattttttgttttataattGATACTAAATTAGATGAAGAATTGttattgtaaaaatattttcatcACTATATcaggtttttcttttttttttttttactctctAGTCTCTTCTAATAATCTCACTTTTCACAATGTTTCTCCAATCTATTATCACAGGTTGAATCAGGGTTTTTAGACCTTTACACTGAAAAAGATGAAAGTTGTGGTTACTGTAAATACTCAGCGAGAGAACAAATTCTTACGGAGATAAAGAGACTCTTAGAAATGTACCCTAATGAAGAACTCAGCATCACCATAACTGGTCACAGTTTGGGTGCTGCCTTGGCCATTCTGAGTGCTTATGACATTGTCGAAACCGGCTTGAATGTCGTGGCCGACAGCCGTGCTGTGCCGGTCTCGGTGTTCTCGTTCTCTGGTCCCAGAGTCGGGAATGTGAGGTTCAAGGAGAGGCTAGAAACCTTAGGACTGAAGGTATGTCCCAATAGAAATTAAACACCATTATAttcttaacttttttttattaaaatttaaaaaatttaattattctattggtctctgtaattttattaaatttataattagattcttatatttttttttctttttaattgaacctatataatatttttaaatttataattaagttctttaatttttaatataaaattattagaattaaCTAAATATTTATCTTGCAAACTAAAAATTTTTGCGGTTAAGAacctaattaaatatttaactatatattttttgagaaaaatatttcattaattttaatatttttgatatgaaaatgatctattaaaaaattaaaagtaatatagagactcaattgaaaaaaaaatataaagacttaattataaatttagtaaaattataaggaccaatagaataattaaatcaatttaaaattatattgatattatcttttctaatttttttgctGTTAGGTTcaagctctttttttcttgaaaaataggatagttttatgtaaaaaattacGTCTAGTTAAAATTTAtgtttatataattatattcctttatataattatattctattaattttaactATATATTTTGTCACAATACGTAGAAACTTAGTTATAAAatctaatataatataaaaattaaattaaaaaaatataagaatctaattaaaaatttaataaaattataagaatcaATAGATTTATGATATTAGAGCTATTTGTAGAGGTACTAATTTgatttacaataaaaaaattgaaaaatcgTTTCGACCAGATTTAAAACAGAAGAAGAATTGTTTTttggaaaagtctaggggccagcaattttatggaattttggccagcatgtaaccagcaaaGAAATGTGAGCCATTGAATGAAATTTCATatcaatctcacaccattaactCATTATTGACGGCTATTTGATGGCTACTAATCACAAAAATTACTGGCCCTAGCATTactcttgtttttttttatcatcGAAATAAAACTAACAGATCGATCATGCATTTTAATTGTTGCCTTGTGATATATATATGTCCATTCTATTTTGTAGtaaaacttaatttttatttaaaaataaaatatagtatTTGACTTTTATCTATTCATTTAGCCTTAAGATTTGTATcatattctaaattttattttctaaaaaagtttaaattgtTGGTGAAAATATacagtaattttatatttaacatCCACATAATAAGATGAATATGACAAAATCATCTATCTATTATtggtttgtttattttattaggtATTGAGAGTGCTGAACGTTCATGATATGGTGCCGAAGTCGCCGGGATTGGTGTTCAACGAGCATCTGCCGGCGGCGGTGATGAAGTTGGCGGAGGGGTTGCCATGGAGTTACTCACATGTTGGGGTAGAGCTGGCTTTGGATCATAAGAACTCGCCATTCTTGAACCCAAATGGTGATGCTATTTGTGCACATAACTTGGAGGCTCTCTTGCATTTGATTGATGGGTtagtcttattttatatttaacatCCATTTTTTCTAACCTAATCTATATGGGATCTTTGTGAGTCATGTTTAAATTAACAGAAGGTATATATATGgtcaataaatattattatttttgtttattaataatttatatttatatttataaaaattgtacacaaaaaatatataatttatatttatatttattaaaatttatatatataaattaatataatttatatttatattttttaaaatttgtatacattaattaataaaatttatttattaaaaataatttaagtttataatgatcaaataataataaaaatatattaaaaatggctaattcttaaaaaattttcataataaaatttggAAATAAAAGGACAAAATTTTCATTTTACAAGTCCACATGCAAATTAGGTGGGTTATCATATTGCGGAAAATTAAAGGACGAAAAGACAGTGTAGAATATATAACTCATCATCATATCATATGCGTAAAATATTTGAACCATATAAAGTTAATTAGGcaacataattttttaagaaGACCTCAAAATGATGTTCCTACAGCTATTGATTAGTCATATAAGCTTCTTTGTCTCTATTAGATGAGATAAGGATAGAACTATAATGGCATGAAACTCATGAGTTGGGTTACCTATAATATAATGCTAGTTTCATATACAAAAACATTTGAATAATCAATTCGAGGATGAAAAgggagtatatatatatatatatatatatatatatatagtcactaTCTCTTTCATATTTGAATACTTATAATTTATTGATGATGATGGCAATGCACAATGAAAATGGCTGTCTAACCAATAAGAGAGCTTGATACTATATaaaaaggaagagagagagaatttgttaagaggataaaacaaaatgaattttctcttcttgatcacatattataaattatacaaaataacACTAGATGCATCGTAAAATCCAATAACCAAGACACACCAAATAAACCTCAGACAAAAGCTTTAGAAATTAAATTGTGTTGATGATATTGAAGACTTAGGGGTATTTATGGTTCGGTCCAGTTTGAAGATTTGGTTTGGTCTTGAATTTTTTAGGAgttaatttggtgtgattttatTGAGTTTAGAGTTGGataagggtctcaaaaatagacccgaTTATTATTTCGGGTCGAGTATGGACCATAGTTCAGCTCACCCGAATTTGATCTGGTGGtccggtcatcatacacaattaatattttgtgttattagcgATAGATGATGGTtattcttatgtggaatttaagtattgtaaactttaatattttgtgttattagtcattataagactataaattcatgttttatatataaattgcataagactttagactaatgcataatattgtgttatttgtattgatttaaatattgtgttattagacaatattagtattgattgtggttatgctttaattttagggAAGTATTGgtttttgttacatttttttaagtgaattttaccatgtcaaataatggttagagtcttggaaatttggatattttcacaTGCTAACTTACAAGAAGGTAATGTTAACGGTCCGGTTTTCATCCGGtttcactacaagaaaagaGAGCTATTTtaacactttattttttaacacCATAATTAaatgtcaaaattaatatatatttttgacaaatatcACAAATGTCAAATTCTCTATATTTTCTTGATGAATAATTTGACAGTAGAAAATTACTTCTCAATTTTGATACtcatttgttttcaatttactccactatttctcttcttctctgaaCTCTGTCAATTTTGACATCACACTGCTCTCAGTTTGGGATCATACTACCcattctttattttcaaaatctcaatTTATTCTTCCGTTTCAAGATTTCATCTCAttctttgttaaaaatttttgttgagaatattttatgatgaataagtgttaaaataaatagtattttttatggttaataagtatcacaaaaaatatattctcaaatttttcttacaaattatttttgacagccaatatttatcaaaataagatttaatttttttcacaattacttatatgttaaaaatattatttttgacaaaacttttattaacatattttcatagttaaaatagtgtcaaattttgtttttttttttttgacaaattttaattcttttttacaCATATAGTCctaaaaaataatctatatTGTTGTAGTATTTTTACCTGGTATAATCGTGGCCCGAAAGTGTGTAGGTTTTATCGGGTTTAAGGCCGGATTCGGGTCTAACAAATAAACTCGGTATATATTTCGGATCGAGATTGGATCACAACAAACCTAATTTCACCCGGCCCATAAACACCCATTTGATGACCTATACAtgcttattaattttttttttatagcagctccttcttttttacatttaatgtcattttgaataaattattacatctcattgaaaaattaatatatcacctaatatttattttgaaacgatatatttaaaataaattgactataaatatattattttttaatatgctAATTTAATCAGAATTCAGAATACTAGATATTTTGAaacgaaaagaaaaatatttccaTCACTCATGAAGTGATgggttgattttaattaatattttgcttggttaaataaattaaacctaGTTAAATTGtagtttgatgatgatgatgatgtaggTACCATGGAAAGGGTGAAAGATTTGTGCTAGCAACTGGTAGGGACCCTGCTTTGGTGAACAAGGCATGTGATTTCTTAAAAGACCATTACTTGGTTCCACCAAATTGGAGGCAAAATGAGAATAAAGGCATGGTCTTGAGCCATGATGGTAGATGGGTTCAGCCTGAAAGACCCAAACTTGATGATCACCCTGAAGATATGCATCACCACCTCAAGCAATTAGGTCTAGCTACTTCATATGATATTtgaattaaactaaattaaattaagttaAATATATGTACATGTCACGTGTTATGTATGTATGTACCGTAAATAATGTGCATATATAAAATTTGAGATGTGATGAAATTCAACGACACATGTGATTGATTAATTTTACTAATTAGTTGTCCTTGTG includes:
- the LOC130961492 gene encoding phospholipase A1-Igamma1, chloroplastic-like encodes the protein MASATSISYTLIPFHKTHKESNPKSTITQSTKTKPITLCMTFQEANKTAMSPTATTTTTRQQTLEQEQEAMQHIFRKKPKHPNEHHNKRRLRHVWREIQGENDWAGLLDPIDPILRLELIRYGEMAQACYDAFDFDPFSKYCGSCRFTRRNFFSSLGMPHTRHGYSVTRYLYATANINLPNFFRQSRWPKMWSKNANWAGYVAVSDDEMSKRIGRRDVAVAWRGTVTHLEWVADLMDFLKPLSANSIPCPDPSVKVESGFLDLYTEKDESCGYCKYSAREQILTEIKRLLEMYPNEELSITITGHSLGAALAILSAYDIVETGLNVVADSRAVPVSVFSFSGPRVGNVRFKERLETLGLKVLRVLNVHDMVPKSPGLVFNEHLPAAVMKLAEGLPWSYSHVGVELALDHKNSPFLNPNGDAICAHNLEALLHLIDGYHGKGERFVLATGRDPALVNKACDFLKDHYLVPPNWRQNENKGMVLSHDGRWVQPERPKLDDHPEDMHHHLKQLGLATSYDI